Proteins encoded together in one Impatiens glandulifera chromosome 1, dImpGla2.1, whole genome shotgun sequence window:
- the LOC124942264 gene encoding protein MADS AFFECTING FLOWERING 5-like, giving the protein MTKETSETDGRRNNRGQGKKKIEIKRIENKSQRMVCFSKRKASLFQAVTQFQQSTGHQDVAAVVFSPAGQMYTSGNSGPAFDVVVDRILQLSDPSTVEDIKGDDSDDSGLLIGWILNSMGFDDLELQDLQHLAAMKTDLEKMKGEVDKRISRSGSSC; this is encoded by the coding sequence ATGACGAAGGAGACGTCGGAAACTGACGGGAGAAGGAATAATAGAGgccaagggaagaagaagatcgagatTAAGCGAATCGAGAATAAATCTCAAAGAATGGTCTGTTTTTCTAAGCGCAAAGCCAGTCTCTTTCAAGCTGTGACTCAATTTCAACAATCTACTGGACATCAAGATGTTGCCGCCGTAGTCTTTTCCCCGGCCGGTCAAATGTACACCTCCGGCAACAGCGGACCCGCTTTTGACGTTGTAGTTGACCGAATTTTGCAACTTTCTGATCCTTCCACCGTAGAGGATATCAAGGGTGACGATTCCGACGATTCTGGGTTGCTGATCGGATGGATTTTGAACAGTATGGGCTTTGATGATCTTGAGTTGCAGGATTTGCAACATTTGGCCGCGATGAAGACGGATTTGGAGAAGATGAAGGGCGAAGTGGACAAACGTATATCTCGTTCGGGATCTTCATGCtga
- the LOC124942282 gene encoding protein MADS AFFECTING FLOWERING 5-like, whose translation MTKETPETDGRRNNRGQGKKKIEIKRIENKSQRMVCFSKRKASLFQAVTQFQQSTGHQDVAAVVFSPAGQMYTSGNSGPAFDVVVDRILQLSDPSTVEDIKGDDSDDSGLLIGWILNSMGFDDLELQDLQHLAAMKTDLEKMKGEVDKRISRSGSSC comes from the coding sequence ATGACGAAGGAGACGCCGGAAACTGACGGGAGAAGGAATAATAGAGgccaagggaagaagaagatcgagatTAAGCGAATCGAGAATAAATCTCAAAGAATGGTCTGTTTTTCTAAGCGCAAAGCCAGTCTCTTTCAAGCTGTGACTCAATTTCAACAATCTACTGGACATCAAGATGTTGCCGCCGTAGTCTTTTCCCCGGCCGGTCAAATGTACACCTCCGGCAACAGCGGACCCGCTTTTGACGTTGTAGTTGACCGAATTTTGCAACTTTCTGATCCTTCCACCGTAGAGGATATCAAGGGTGACGATTCCGACGATTCTGGGTTGCTGATCGGATGGATTTTGAACAGTATGGGCTTTGATGATCTTGAGTTGCAGGATTTGCAACATTTGGCCGCGATGAAGACGGATTTGGAGAAGATGAAGGGCGAAGTGGACAAACGTATATCTCGTTCGGGATCTTCATGCtga